From a single Nostoc sp. MS1 genomic region:
- a CDS encoding DUF3368 domain-containing protein, which translates to MRVTGVLGILLAAKKQGFVPLVKPILDDLIELIMVFGFVNSYVLKCYCWLENSDRYSHNGS; encoded by the coding sequence ATGCGCGTTACTGGAGTATTAGGGATTTTACTAGCAGCTAAAAAACAAGGTTTTGTACCACTGGTAAAACCGATATTAGATGATTTAATTGAATTGATAATGGTTTTTGGATTCGTGAACAGTTATGTGCTGAAATGTTATTGTTGGCTGGAGAATAGCGATCGCTATTCGCACAATGGTAGTTAA
- a CDS encoding UPF0175 family protein has translation MSLIIPDEVLQTIQMSETEMLQEIAIMLFQQERFTLGQASNFAQMNQLEFQRLLANRKIPLHYDIAELREDVKTLKLNDWR, from the coding sequence ATGAGCCTTATAATTCCAGACGAGGTATTACAAACAATACAGATGTCTGAAACTGAAATGCTTCAAGAAATTGCTATTATGCTATTTCAACAAGAGCGTTTTACTCTAGGACAGGCGAGTAATTTTGCCCAAATGAATCAATTAGAATTTCAGCGCTTATTGGCTAATCGTAAAATTCCTCTCCACTATGATATTGCTGAACTTAGAGAGGATGTAAAAACATTAAAACTAAACGATTGGCGCTAA
- the trpE gene encoding anthranilate synthase component I, with the protein MIFPDFSQFSQLAAQGNFVPVYQEWVADLDTPVSAWYKVCAGEPHSFLLESVEGGEKIGRYSLVGCNPLWVLEARGETTTQTHRDGSQVVFTGDPFTTLADCLAPYQPVKLPQLPPGIGGLFGFWGYELIHWIEERVPVHPQDERNIPDGLWMQVDHLLIFDQVKRKIWAVAYADLRDPNVDLKAAYQQACDRVSQMVNKLSLPLSPQKTILEWTPPGTHKAGETQEYSSNFTRPEFCASVQKAKEHIKAGDIFQVVISQRLSTQYTGDPFALYRSLRQINPSPYMAYFNFQDWQIIGSSPEVMVKAELDGDGEVVATVRPIAGTRPRGKTTKEDADFAADLLQDPKEIAEHVMLVDLGRNDLGRVCASGSVKVDELMVVERYSHVMHIVSNVVGKLAKDKSAWDLLKACFPAGTVSGAPKIRAMEIINELEPSRRGVYSGVYGYYDFEGQLNSAIAIRTMVVKDQTVTVQAGAGLVADSEPEKEYEETLNKARGLLVAIRCLQ; encoded by the coding sequence ATGATTTTTCCCGATTTCTCTCAATTTTCGCAGTTAGCTGCACAAGGTAATTTTGTGCCAGTGTATCAGGAATGGGTGGCAGACCTAGATACCCCCGTTTCGGCTTGGTACAAAGTTTGTGCTGGGGAACCTCACAGCTTTTTGCTGGAGTCGGTGGAAGGTGGGGAAAAAATCGGGCGTTATAGTTTGGTGGGGTGTAATCCTTTATGGGTTTTGGAAGCTAGGGGGGAAACAACTACGCAAACCCACCGTGATGGTTCGCAGGTTGTGTTTACAGGCGACCCATTTACAACTTTAGCTGATTGTCTCGCACCATATCAACCAGTCAAGTTACCCCAACTACCGCCGGGAATTGGCGGTTTATTTGGGTTTTGGGGTTATGAATTAATTCATTGGATAGAAGAGCGTGTACCAGTGCATCCTCAAGATGAACGCAACATTCCTGATGGGTTGTGGATGCAGGTAGACCACTTGTTGATATTTGACCAAGTGAAGCGGAAAATTTGGGCTGTAGCCTATGCTGATTTACGTGACCCCAATGTAGATTTAAAAGCAGCGTATCAGCAAGCGTGCGATCGCGTCAGTCAGATGGTAAATAAATTATCTTTACCTCTATCCCCACAAAAAACCATCTTAGAATGGACACCCCCAGGAACCCACAAGGCGGGGGAAACACAAGAATATAGCAGCAACTTCACTCGTCCAGAATTTTGCGCCAGCGTCCAAAAAGCTAAGGAACATATCAAAGCTGGGGATATCTTTCAAGTAGTCATTTCGCAGCGCCTCTCCACCCAATACACAGGCGATCCCTTCGCTTTGTACCGTTCCCTACGGCAAATAAATCCTTCGCCATACATGGCGTATTTTAACTTCCAAGACTGGCAAATCATCGGTTCCAGTCCTGAAGTCATGGTGAAAGCAGAACTTGATGGCGATGGTGAAGTAGTAGCTACAGTGCGTCCCATTGCGGGAACACGTCCAAGGGGTAAAACAACGAAGGAAGATGCAGATTTCGCCGCAGATTTACTCCAAGACCCCAAAGAAATTGCCGAACACGTCATGTTGGTAGATTTGGGACGTAATGATTTAGGGCGTGTTTGTGCAAGCGGGAGTGTAAAAGTTGATGAATTGATGGTAGTTGAGCGTTATTCTCATGTGATGCACATTGTGAGTAATGTTGTGGGGAAATTAGCCAAAGATAAAAGCGCTTGGGATTTATTGAAAGCTTGTTTTCCCGCCGGGACAGTTAGCGGCGCACCCAAAATTCGGGCGATGGAAATTATTAATGAATTAGAACCCAGCCGCCGGGGTGTATATTCTGGTGTGTATGGATATTACGATTTTGAAGGACAATTAAATAGTGCGATCGCTATTCGCACAATGGTAGTTAAAGACCAGACCGTAACTGTACAGGCTGGTGCAGGTTTAGTGGCTGACTCTGAACCAGAAAAAGAATATGAGGAAACTTTAAATAAAGCTAGAGGGTTACTTGTCGCAATTCGTTGTTTGCAGTGA
- a CDS encoding photosystem I reaction center subunit II PsaD codes for MAETLSGKTPKFAGSTGGLLTKAVVEEKYAITWTSPKEQVFELPTGGAATMNEGQNLLYLARKEYGIALGGQLRKFKITDYKIYRILPNGETTFIHPADGVFPEKVNQGREKVRFNARSIGENPSPAKVKFSGTATYDA; via the coding sequence ATGGCAGAAACACTTTCAGGTAAAACTCCCAAATTTGCTGGCAGCACTGGTGGCTTGCTCACCAAAGCAGTCGTAGAAGAAAAATACGCTATCACTTGGACTAGCCCCAAGGAACAGGTATTTGAACTACCTACAGGTGGCGCAGCTACTATGAACGAAGGTCAAAACCTTCTGTACTTGGCTCGCAAGGAATATGGTATCGCTCTAGGCGGTCAACTCCGAAAATTCAAAATCACAGATTACAAAATTTACCGGATTTTACCCAACGGTGAAACCACCTTCATTCACCCAGCTGATGGCGTATTCCCTGAAAAAGTCAATCAAGGTCGTGAGAAAGTTCGTTTCAACGCCCGCAGTATTGGGGAAAACCCCAGCCCTGCAAAAGTTAAATTCTCTGGTACAGCTACCTACGATGCGTAG
- a CDS encoding DICT sensory domain-containing protein: MSISTSVLSDLLQSLPYLRPQLYFKASLTALSHAMEDQVLAATLDQPLVIASFQRERFYRQEAHRYQRLAQRSNQIYVLSAPETDFANSSEYYEKVAFEPSDALSQEWHLVVVADNYATCLVCRESKGSIAKNKLPAELSPGLDMDAGRRFEGIWTSERGVSIKAAQLLLDRILIYRPDLAKKVARACQRFGIGETKVYSASNVLTEYACDIDTDPFVQRLVTYLQASQYKLHKAYRSIAEQARKERLVNSISTAIRRSLDPHEVLQIAAQELGQHLGASRCLIYRAQAGEAQAVIEHEFITPGTVSISGQTWELKKNSLFQEVVDHGEGVCVSDTLNDYRVNNFPSLSLIAKRLAIRSWLIEPVLFQGRLLGIVELHYCSLPPHQWQQGELDLVKAIATQIGAALIQAEAFANLEELNKQLEALDRTRSNLIAITGHELRTPLSTIQVCLESLATEPDMPVELQQVMLNTALADSERMRKLVQDFLTLSNLESGRVEWHPESLTLQECIDLALSRIRTRPSIEKPPAIKTQIDENLPLVRADGDWLVEVLAKLVDNACKFTPEQGEIKISATHNGSQMVEVTVADTGRGIEPNRLEIVFDRFYQEEGALRRTAGGTGLGLAICRQIVNGWGGMIWAESSGKNQGSQFHFTIPIAQNRQEESRSKVKSR, encoded by the coding sequence ATGAGCATTTCAACTTCCGTGCTGAGTGATCTGCTACAGTCCCTACCTTACCTGCGGCCCCAGCTATATTTCAAAGCTTCATTAACGGCCCTTTCACATGCAATGGAAGATCAGGTGTTGGCTGCGACTCTAGACCAGCCTTTAGTGATTGCTAGCTTTCAAAGAGAGAGATTCTATCGCCAAGAAGCTCATCGCTATCAGCGATTAGCACAACGTAGTAATCAAATATATGTTTTATCTGCACCGGAGACGGATTTTGCAAATAGCTCAGAGTACTACGAAAAAGTAGCATTTGAGCCTAGTGATGCTTTGAGTCAAGAGTGGCATTTGGTAGTAGTGGCTGATAATTATGCTACTTGTCTAGTATGTAGAGAAAGCAAAGGGTCGATCGCTAAAAATAAGCTACCAGCAGAGTTGAGTCCTGGTCTGGATATGGACGCAGGGCGAAGATTTGAAGGTATTTGGACATCAGAACGGGGAGTGAGCATCAAAGCAGCTCAACTGCTATTAGACAGGATTTTGATTTATCGCCCAGATTTGGCGAAAAAGGTAGCAAGGGCTTGCCAGCGATTTGGTATAGGAGAAACGAAAGTTTACTCTGCCAGCAATGTCCTGACTGAATATGCTTGTGATATTGACACAGATCCCTTTGTGCAGCGTTTAGTTACCTACTTACAAGCTAGTCAGTACAAATTACACAAAGCTTACCGCTCGATCGCAGAGCAAGCACGAAAAGAGCGTTTAGTAAACTCAATTAGTACAGCAATTAGGCGATCGCTCGACCCTCATGAAGTGTTACAAATCGCCGCCCAAGAATTAGGGCAGCATTTAGGGGCTAGTCGTTGTTTAATTTACCGCGCCCAGGCTGGTGAAGCCCAAGCCGTGATAGAGCATGAATTTATCACTCCCGGCACTGTCTCAATTAGTGGTCAAACCTGGGAATTAAAGAAAAATTCTCTATTTCAAGAAGTGGTAGATCATGGTGAAGGTGTCTGTGTCAGCGATACCTTAAACGACTATCGGGTAAATAATTTCCCTAGTTTGTCCTTAATTGCCAAAAGATTAGCGATTCGTTCCTGGTTAATCGAACCAGTATTATTTCAAGGGCGATTGTTAGGCATTGTTGAATTACATTATTGCTCCTTACCCCCCCATCAATGGCAACAAGGAGAACTGGATCTAGTAAAAGCGATCGCCACTCAAATTGGAGCCGCCTTAATTCAAGCAGAAGCCTTCGCTAACCTAGAAGAACTCAACAAGCAACTAGAAGCCTTAGACCGTACCCGCAGCAACTTGATAGCCATTACAGGGCATGAGTTACGCACACCTTTATCCACAATTCAAGTGTGCTTAGAAAGTTTGGCGACAGAACCAGATATGCCTGTGGAGTTGCAACAGGTAATGTTGAATACTGCGTTGGCAGACTCAGAACGGATGCGGAAGTTAGTACAGGATTTCTTAACCCTATCTAACCTAGAAAGCGGTCGAGTGGAATGGCATCCAGAATCCTTGACCTTACAAGAATGTATTGATTTAGCCCTCAGCCGTATCCGTACCCGTCCATCAATAGAAAAACCACCCGCCATTAAAACCCAAATCGACGAAAACTTGCCTTTAGTAAGAGCAGACGGCGATTGGCTAGTCGAGGTGTTGGCGAAATTAGTAGATAACGCCTGTAAATTTACTCCAGAACAAGGCGAAATCAAGATTAGTGCCACCCACAACGGCAGTCAAATGGTAGAAGTCACCGTAGCCGACACAGGGCGCGGTATAGAGCCAAATCGCCTAGAAATAGTTTTTGACCGCTTCTACCAAGAAGAAGGGGCTTTAAGACGCACAGCAGGCGGTACAGGGCTAGGTTTAGCCATCTGTCGCCAAATCGTCAACGGCTGGGGCGGCATGATTTGGGCAGAGTCCTCTGGCAAAAACCAAGGCAGCCAGTTTCATTTCACCATCCCCATCGCCCAGAATAGGCAAGAGGAGAGTCGGTCGAAGGTTAAGAGTCGATAG
- a CDS encoding amylo-alpha-1,6-glucosidase, which yields MTPDTLTTPDKILLDGKTFIPAEDLPIPEWPCVVSERPQPTLTVKDDDLFLVTDTMGNISGCSLNDGNPSMGLFCCDTRFLNRLELQIDGRSPVLLSSSAEKGFALSVLCTNPRIDEQMKADTVGIRRELVLNGALFEEIEVANYSTTTVTFELSISFDADFVDLFEVRGYGRGKRGKLLRLVEPTSEDGGSLHGDSVASVQLPHLTHKEESLTLAYQGLDGLIMESRIQFQHRQPDYFKGYTAIWRLELPTHATQKLGYRVNMFTNNNSSSNVSAAVTLVQAKASEMMEEQNWVHKITNIRADKSNFNQVIERAEQDMYLLRQSFDKYKTVSAGVPWFSALFGRDSIITASQTLMLNPEIARETLMLLAAYQGKQDDEWREEEPGKILHELRLGEMARCQEIPHTPYYGTVDATPLWLMLYSEYYSWTHDRETLEQLWPNALAAMEWIDRNMQPTGYLSYHRRSKRGLDNQGWKDSGDCIVDRKGDLATGAIALCEVQAYVYAAKMRLAEIARMKKRLDLAERWQDEAKSLKERFNEDFWMEDQDFCALALDGALKQVDSITSNPGHCLQLGIFTPEKAYNVAERLRAPDMFNGWGIRTLSSLSPAYNPMGYHIGSVWPHDNSLIAMGLRSLGLIDQALEIFQGLFDMTSQQPYQRPPELFCGYERNGDHSPVQYPVACTPQAWATGTIFQLIQMIVNLVPDAPNNCLRIIDPALPESISKLSLHNLQVGTTVLDLEFERSGGTTACRVAKKRGNLRVVIEA from the coding sequence ATGACACCGGATACACTGACTACCCCGGACAAAATATTATTGGATGGTAAAACTTTTATCCCCGCCGAAGATTTACCGATTCCTGAGTGGCCTTGTGTGGTAAGTGAAAGACCACAACCAACTCTGACGGTAAAAGATGATGATTTATTTTTAGTCACGGACACGATGGGGAATATCTCCGGCTGTTCCCTAAATGATGGGAATCCTAGCATGGGGTTATTTTGCTGTGATACGCGATTTCTCAACCGTTTAGAGTTACAAATTGATGGGCGATCGCCTGTACTTCTCAGTAGTAGTGCGGAAAAAGGTTTTGCCCTGTCGGTTTTGTGTACCAATCCCAGAATTGATGAACAGATGAAGGCTGATACTGTAGGTATTCGTCGGGAGTTGGTACTTAATGGGGCTTTATTTGAAGAGATCGAGGTTGCTAACTACAGCACAACTACCGTTACCTTTGAACTCAGTATTAGCTTTGATGCTGATTTTGTAGATTTGTTTGAAGTCCGAGGTTACGGCAGAGGAAAACGCGGTAAACTTTTACGCTTAGTGGAACCAACCTCTGAGGATGGAGGCAGCTTGCATGGTGATAGTGTTGCATCTGTACAGTTACCTCATCTCACCCACAAGGAAGAATCTTTAACCTTGGCTTATCAAGGTTTAGATGGCTTAATTATGGAATCGCGTATCCAATTCCAGCATCGCCAACCAGACTATTTCAAAGGCTACACAGCGATTTGGCGTTTAGAGTTACCTACCCACGCCACCCAAAAGTTAGGCTATCGGGTAAATATGTTTACCAACAACAACTCTAGCTCTAATGTGAGTGCGGCTGTTACTTTAGTACAAGCCAAAGCCTCGGAGATGATGGAGGAACAGAACTGGGTACACAAAATTACCAATATCCGCGCTGATAAAAGTAACTTCAATCAAGTGATTGAACGCGCTGAACAGGATATGTATTTGTTACGCCAGTCTTTTGACAAATATAAAACCGTTTCTGCGGGTGTACCTTGGTTTTCAGCACTCTTTGGACGAGATTCCATCATTACCGCCTCCCAAACCTTGATGCTAAACCCGGAAATAGCCAGAGAAACCCTGATGTTGCTGGCGGCTTACCAAGGTAAACAAGATGATGAGTGGCGTGAGGAGGAACCAGGGAAGATTCTCCACGAGTTGCGTTTGGGAGAAATGGCAAGATGTCAAGAAATTCCTCACACTCCATACTATGGTACGGTGGATGCCACGCCTCTGTGGTTGATGTTGTATTCTGAATACTATTCTTGGACGCATGACCGGGAAACTCTAGAACAGCTATGGCCGAATGCTTTGGCGGCGATGGAGTGGATAGACCGCAATATGCAGCCTACAGGTTATCTTAGCTATCACCGCAGGTCTAAACGTGGTCTAGATAACCAGGGTTGGAAAGATTCTGGTGATTGTATCGTAGACCGCAAGGGAGACTTAGCCACTGGCGCTATAGCTTTGTGTGAAGTACAAGCTTACGTCTACGCTGCTAAAATGCGTCTGGCGGAAATTGCCAGGATGAAGAAGCGTCTTGATTTAGCTGAACGCTGGCAAGATGAAGCCAAAAGCCTCAAGGAACGGTTTAACGAAGATTTTTGGATGGAAGACCAAGATTTTTGTGCTTTGGCTTTGGATGGTGCGCTTAAGCAGGTGGATAGTATTACATCTAACCCTGGTCATTGTCTACAGTTGGGGATTTTTACACCAGAGAAAGCTTATAACGTGGCAGAACGTTTACGCGCTCCTGATATGTTTAACGGCTGGGGGATTCGGACACTAAGTAGTTTGTCGCCAGCGTATAATCCGATGGGGTATCATATTGGCTCAGTTTGGCCTCATGATAATTCTTTAATTGCGATGGGATTGCGATCGCTCGGTTTAATCGACCAAGCTTTAGAAATCTTTCAAGGTTTGTTCGATATGACAAGTCAGCAACCTTACCAACGTCCTCCAGAACTATTTTGTGGCTACGAGCGTAACGGCGATCATTCTCCTGTACAATATCCCGTTGCTTGCACACCCCAAGCCTGGGCTACTGGTACTATCTTTCAACTCATACAAATGATTGTCAATTTAGTACCTGATGCGCCAAACAATTGCCTAAGAATTATCGACCCCGCTTTACCAGAGTCAATCAGTAAATTGTCATTGCACAATTTACAAGTCGGTACAACCGTTCTGGATTTAGAATTTGAACGTTCTGGTGGCACTACTGCCTGTCGGGTAGCGAAAAAACGGGGCAACCTGCGGGTAGTAATTGAGGCTTAA
- a CDS encoding TolB family protein codes for MISKRLFSLAGALLIAIVGGETIAASTYGNLQFDKRLALAAENNQEVLLLSMPSAKQMQEFVRKVLPHNPGRYGYRRVYSPELIRVNCQGKQTKMPIRRQTVVYKDGISSESLTLDLLAFETKQGQRWVAEPGTDTPDLLPNPSNLSQMLFLGRGRLRSPLNILDAKTLKVKQVNVAGLREAIAKVQALRPDEELGPRLTWVSQPLWSLDGKFIAFISNRNNYQNSAVWLHNVATGEDSQLIEIPGVVFHLHGWTTDGRILARSIVVSKEVNSSKETVVAINPVTKQIQQLAEGSLLTVSDDGKTLLYSTRKNEPPFSQKVYALSLKTGKSQLIFQDSPQEKFGSRIIDFSANGDRIAFALADSGKRSQSLFVYNLPTQQAKRFPLPQNHLGFPVVWAGDHLLVPLEDLQKLKSQTLLLSVEPSSK; via the coding sequence ATGATTAGTAAGCGTCTATTTTCTCTAGCAGGCGCATTGTTGATTGCTATAGTTGGCGGCGAAACAATAGCCGCCTCAACCTATGGCAATCTCCAATTTGACAAGCGTCTGGCCTTAGCAGCAGAAAATAATCAAGAAGTCCTGCTTTTAAGTATGCCTTCTGCCAAGCAGATGCAGGAATTTGTCCGCAAAGTTCTACCTCATAACCCAGGACGCTACGGTTATCGTCGTGTGTATTCACCGGAATTAATTCGGGTGAATTGTCAGGGAAAACAAACTAAGATGCCCATAAGACGACAAACAGTAGTTTATAAAGATGGTATTTCCTCTGAATCACTCACGCTAGATTTGCTGGCTTTTGAGACTAAACAGGGACAAAGATGGGTGGCAGAACCAGGTACGGATACGCCAGACTTGCTACCAAATCCCAGCAATCTTAGCCAAATGTTATTTCTTGGTAGAGGTAGGTTACGCAGTCCTTTAAATATTCTTGATGCTAAAACCTTGAAAGTGAAGCAAGTGAATGTTGCAGGATTGCGAGAAGCGATCGCCAAAGTTCAAGCTTTACGCCCCGATGAGGAGTTGGGGCCGCGTCTAACTTGGGTTTCTCAACCTCTTTGGTCACTTGATGGTAAGTTTATTGCTTTCATCTCCAACCGTAACAATTATCAAAACTCGGCTGTGTGGCTACACAATGTTGCTACTGGTGAGGATTCTCAACTTATAGAAATTCCAGGGGTAGTATTTCATCTGCATGGTTGGACAACAGATGGGCGAATTTTAGCGCGGAGTATAGTTGTTAGCAAAGAAGTTAATTCTAGTAAAGAAACAGTAGTGGCAATTAACCCTGTCACAAAGCAAATACAGCAACTTGCCGAAGGAAGTTTGTTAACTGTCAGTGATGATGGCAAAACGCTTTTATACTCTACGAGAAAGAATGAACCGCCATTCTCACAAAAAGTTTATGCCCTTTCTCTGAAAACAGGGAAAAGTCAATTAATTTTTCAAGATAGTCCTCAAGAAAAGTTTGGCAGTCGCATTATAGACTTTTCGGCTAATGGCGATCGCATCGCTTTCGCTCTGGCTGATAGTGGTAAACGCAGCCAATCTTTATTCGTCTACAACTTACCAACGCAGCAAGCCAAGCGTTTTCCTTTACCCCAGAATCATCTGGGCTTTCCAGTAGTTTGGGCTGGAGATCATCTACTAGTTCCTTTAGAAGACTTACAAAAACTTAAATCTCAAACACTATTACTCTCTGTAGAGCCTAGTTCAAAATAA
- a CDS encoding gamma-glutamylcyclotransferase produces MSQQTSHPHHTWVQSHHPVKLEMESQHQLHKEPMFYYFAYGSCMCPVDLKRSLGENTHPYIIGPGVLKGYRLGFHLYLPTRKCGVLDIVKDSKASVKGVLYQLPLRLSEYLDQREGVSQNLYRHESVEIHTQNRIYQDVRTYIVVNKLEEEVAPNDWYFNVVLRGAVTCGLPEEYCWHLFNHMYKLQQRHQEKQFRRSA; encoded by the coding sequence ATGAGCCAGCAAACCTCACACCCGCATCATACTTGGGTGCAATCTCATCATCCTGTAAAGTTAGAAATGGAATCGCAGCATCAGTTACACAAAGAGCCAATGTTCTATTATTTTGCTTATGGCTCATGTATGTGTCCAGTAGATTTGAAGCGATCGCTTGGGGAGAATACTCACCCCTACATCATCGGCCCTGGAGTATTAAAAGGTTATCGTTTGGGTTTTCATCTCTACTTACCGACTCGCAAGTGTGGCGTTTTAGATATAGTTAAAGACTCCAAAGCCAGTGTTAAAGGTGTACTCTACCAATTACCTCTACGCTTGAGTGAATATTTAGACCAACGTGAAGGTGTGTCTCAGAACCTCTATCGCCACGAATCAGTAGAAATCCATACACAAAATCGTATATATCAGGATGTTCGTACCTACATAGTGGTGAATAAATTAGAGGAAGAAGTCGCACCTAACGACTGGTATTTTAATGTTGTGCTACGTGGTGCAGTTACCTGTGGATTACCAGAGGAATATTGCTGGCATTTATTCAACCATATGTATAAATTACAGCAGCGTCATCAGGAAAAGCAATTCAGGCGATCGGCGTAG
- a CDS encoding NIL domain-containing protein produces the protein MAISPVIHSVVGEICIRVPQFYHRQPVLSRLISRYGLTVNITAAFLDADTKKDGWFNLEIQGKEEDVNAAIEYLQTLTIEVEDIKLTYIKGKGSKLKLVHGNVNQERLSQALEDEITAIERKTNRAKFHVCIPQSYRSSPIIAGLVTCCGLTVNILGALLEKSSENDGWFDLEVWGRPQEIISGLRYLKEQGLQIWL, from the coding sequence ATGGCTATATCTCCAGTTATACATTCTGTGGTAGGTGAAATTTGCATTCGTGTTCCTCAGTTTTACCATCGCCAGCCAGTCCTCTCACGGTTAATTTCTCGCTATGGTTTAACAGTTAATATTACCGCCGCTTTTTTAGATGCAGATACTAAAAAAGACGGTTGGTTTAATTTGGAAATACAAGGTAAAGAGGAAGATGTAAATGCAGCTATTGAATACTTGCAAACATTAACTATAGAAGTTGAAGACATTAAACTGACATATATAAAAGGCAAAGGAAGCAAATTAAAACTGGTGCATGGTAATGTTAATCAGGAGCGATTGAGCCAAGCATTAGAAGATGAAATTACAGCTATAGAAAGAAAAACTAATCGTGCTAAATTCCATGTCTGCATTCCCCAAAGTTACCGTTCATCTCCTATCATTGCTGGTTTAGTAACTTGTTGTGGATTAACCGTCAATATTTTAGGAGCTTTATTAGAAAAAAGCAGCGAAAATGATGGCTGGTTTGATTTAGAAGTTTGGGGTAGACCACAAGAAATTATCTCAGGATTAAGATATCTCAAAGAACAAGGATTACAAATTTGGTTGTAA
- a CDS encoding selenium-binding family protein yields the protein MTHACCGPGYASPEAAIQAEREKVLYAIALYTGTGIEAPDYLATIDVDPDSLTYSQIIHRLPMPYIGDELHHFGWNACSSCHDDASKSRRFTIIPGLRSSRIYIVDTAEAKAPKLYKVIEPEEIKAKTNLTAPHTVHCLADGHVMISMLGDSEGNGPGGFLLLDENFDIAGRWEHQAEGMRFNYDFWYQPRHNVMVSSEWGAPKTFFPGFDLNDVTAGNYGQQIHFWDWQNRKITQTFDLGEEGLIPLEVRFHHNPDSTHGFVAAALSSNVWHWHKPNGHWQVEKVIDIPSVEVEGWPIPVPSLITDILISVSDRYIYFSNWLHGDIRQYDISDPSHPQLTGQVWCGGLLGKSSEVQGHKLAGGPQMIQLSLDGKRLYVTNSLFSSWDNQFYPDLSKTGSYLLQIDCDTENGGLKINENFYVDFGKEPAGPSRAHEMRYPGGDSTSDIWI from the coding sequence ATGACTCATGCGTGTTGCGGCCCTGGCTATGCTTCTCCAGAAGCAGCTATTCAAGCAGAACGAGAAAAAGTATTATATGCGATCGCACTCTACACAGGTACAGGAATTGAAGCACCAGATTACCTCGCTACTATAGACGTAGATCCAGACTCACTTACATACTCGCAAATCATCCATCGCCTACCTATGCCTTACATAGGTGATGAATTACATCATTTTGGTTGGAATGCTTGTAGTTCTTGTCATGATGATGCTAGTAAATCCCGCAGGTTTACGATTATTCCTGGTTTGCGCTCCAGCCGCATCTATATAGTAGATACAGCAGAGGCAAAAGCGCCAAAACTCTATAAAGTTATTGAACCAGAAGAAATAAAAGCCAAGACTAATCTCACTGCACCGCACACCGTCCACTGTTTAGCCGATGGTCATGTGATGATTTCCATGTTGGGTGATAGTGAAGGTAATGGCCCAGGTGGTTTTTTATTATTAGATGAAAACTTTGACATCGCTGGACGCTGGGAACATCAAGCCGAGGGAATGCGGTTTAATTATGACTTTTGGTATCAACCGCGTCATAACGTCATGGTAAGTAGTGAGTGGGGCGCACCCAAAACTTTTTTTCCTGGCTTCGACCTCAATGATGTTACCGCCGGGAATTACGGTCAGCAAATTCATTTTTGGGATTGGCAAAACCGCAAAATCACGCAAACCTTTGACTTGGGTGAAGAAGGGTTAATTCCTCTAGAAGTGAGGTTTCACCATAACCCTGACAGTACACATGGATTTGTTGCTGCCGCACTTAGTAGTAACGTTTGGCATTGGCACAAGCCTAACGGACATTGGCAGGTAGAGAAAGTTATTGATATTCCCTCTGTAGAAGTGGAAGGCTGGCCGATACCTGTGCCATCGCTAATTACTGATATTCTCATTTCTGTAAGCGATCGCTACATTTACTTTTCTAACTGGTTACATGGCGATATTCGTCAGTATGATATTAGTGATCCATCTCATCCCCAACTCACTGGTCAAGTTTGGTGTGGTGGTTTACTCGGTAAAAGTAGTGAAGTCCAAGGTCATAAGTTGGCAGGCGGGCCACAAATGATTCAACTTAGCCTAGATGGTAAACGCCTTTACGTGACCAATTCCCTATTTAGTAGTTGGGATAATCAGTTTTACCCAGACTTATCAAAAACGGGTTCTTATTTATTACAAATTGATTGTGATACAGAAAATGGTGGCTTGAAAATCAACGAAAACTTCTATGTTGATTTTGGCAAAGAACCCGCAGGCCCATCTCGCGCCCATGAAATGCGCTATCCAGGCGGTGACTCCACATCCGATATTTGGATTTAA